From the Diospyros lotus cultivar Yz01 chromosome 13, ASM1463336v1, whole genome shotgun sequence genome, one window contains:
- the LOC127788083 gene encoding uncharacterized protein LOC127788083, protein MERKMMDAASGGAIVNRTPSAARDLISIMVVSSQQFGFRQDTPLRIVNELVVFVLLLVIQWTCPTLQEDCLEHANVVGGFLSPLKKKYDPYSNTYNPRWRDHPNFSYGARPQFQHYQPTPHIPPQQPSSSSVVNPRENVSAITLQSGKEFDISVQNPTNLAKKSQKEKAENEVTISSKVEVNIPLLDAIKQVPRYAKFLKELCTTKRRLRGDEKISVGENVSAVIQHLGASINVMPYSIYESLKLDPLKQTGVIIQLAGRSNAYHEGVVEDVLGQVNELVFPVDFYILNMEDDASPNPTPILLGRPFLKTARTNIDVHDSTLTMEFDGEIVKFNIFDDTRYPNDIQSAFSINMVNVFAHETFEFRHEGKIKVKTKAFQDRMIDRKQFVLGQKVLLYNSRLKLMPSKLRSHWIGPFEVTNVFSYGVVEVRSLGTNKVFKVNGYRFKRFHEGFQEQTADEVQLRDPTYTD, encoded by the exons ATGGAGAGGAAAATGATGGATGCGGCTAGTGGAGGTGCTATAGTGAATAGAACCCCTAGTGCAGCTAGagatttgatttccatcatggTTGTTAGCTCACAACAGTTTGGATTCAGACAAGACACCCCTTTGAGAATAGTGAATGAG CTTGTGGTATTTGTGCTGCTACTGGTCATCCAATGGACGTGTCCTACACTTCAAGAAGATTGCTTAGAGCATGCCAATGTAGTTGGAGGATTCCTAAGCCCACTAAAAAAGAAGTACGATCCATATTCAAATACCTACAATCCAAGGTGGAGGGATCATCCCAACTTTAGTTATGGAGCAAGACCACAATTCCAACATTACCAGCCTACACCACATATTCCACCACAACAACCTTCTTCAAGTTCAG TTGTAAATCCTCGAGAAAATGTAAGTGCCATTACGCTGCAAAGTGGAAAAGAATTTGACATCTCTGTTCAAAATCCTACAAATTTGGCCAAGAAAAGTCaaaaagagaaagcagaaaATGAGGTGACAATCTCTTCTAAG GTAGAAGTGAACATTCCTTTATTAGATGCCATTAAGCAAGTCCCAAGGTACGCAAAATTTCTTAAGGAACTGTGTACTACGAAGAGAAGGTTGAGAGGTGATGAAAAGATAAGTGTGGGAGAGAATGTGTCAGCAGTAATTCAAC ATTTAGGAGCATCCATAAATGTCATGCCATATTCAATTTATGAATCTTTGAAATTGGATCCTTTAAAACAAACGGGTGTAATAATTCAATTGGCTGGTCGTTCTAatgcataccatgaaggggtagTTGAGGATGTTTTGGGGCAAGTTAATGAGCTGGTTTTTCCTGTTGATTTTTATATTCTAAACATGGAGGATGATGCTTCTCCAAATCCAACTCCAATTTTGCTAGGAAGACCCTTTCTAAAAACAGCAAGGACAAATATTGATGTTCATGATAGTACCCTTACCATGGAGTTTGATGGGGAgattgtaaaatttaatatatttgatgaCACGAGGTACCCTAATGATATTCAATCTGCATTTTCTATTAATATGGTTAATGTTTTTGCACATGAGACTTTTGAGTTTAGACATGAGGGAAAGATAAAGGTAAAGACAAAGGCATTTCAAGACAGAATGATTGATAGAAAGCAATTTGTGTTAGGACAAAAAGTTTTACTTTACAATTCGAGACTTAAATTAATGCCAAGTAAGTTGCGTTCTCATTGGATTGGCCCTTTTGAAGTTACTAATGTATTTTCTTATGGTGTAGTTGAGGTACGAAGCCTAGGAACTAATAAGGTGTTCAAGGTCAATGGGTATAGGTTTAAGCGATTTCATGAAGGTTTTCAAGAGCAAACTGCAGATGAAGTGCAATTGAGAGATCCAACTTACACTGATTGA